Proteins encoded within one genomic window of Triticum aestivum cultivar Chinese Spring chromosome 2D, IWGSC CS RefSeq v2.1, whole genome shotgun sequence:
- the LOC123049361 gene encoding uncharacterized protein: MASFRRPCAVALLACAAAFLVTVGAQPMDNPILSDPNVVPIYMSPGAQPTVVSCYNQSSPSQAPQCMIPVRRCPAGCRDLCYVHCPSCKLVCMCELAGTECYDPRFVGGDGNKFLFHGRRDADFCLLSDTNLHINAHFIGKRNVKAARDFTWVQALGIRFGGHRLYLGVKRTVTWDNAVDRLVITLDGVPVELAGAPAASWSPASAPALSVFRIGAANGVVVRLDGQFRIVANAVPVTEEDSRVHDYGLTADDSLAHLNVAFKFNSISADVHGVLGQTYRPDYVSAGVDMGAKIPVMGGAGKYQVSDIFGTDCEVARFAGEDVVRVGAVDMIDEPADTMCGSGKGSAGLVCKK; this comes from the exons ATGGCGTCTTTCCGGCGCCCGTGCGCGGTGGCTCTGCTCGCCTGCGCCGCCGCATTCCTCGTGACGGTCGGTGCCCAGCCGATGGACAACCCCATTTTGTCCGACCCCAACGTGGTCCCCATCTACATGAGCCCCGGCGCGCAGCCCACCGTGGTGAGCTGCTACAACCAGAGCAGCCCGTCGCAGGCCCCGCAGTGCATGATCCCGGTGCGCCGGTGCCCCGCCGGCTGCCGCGACCTCTGCTACGTGCACTGCCCCAGCTGCAAGCTCGTCTGCA TGTGTGAACTGGCCGGCACGGAGTGCTACGACCCGCGCTTCGTGGGCGGCGACGGCAACAAGTTCCTCTTCCACGGCCGCAGGGACGCCGACTTCTGCCTGCTCTCCGACACCAACCTGCACATCAACGCGCACTTCATCGGCAAGCGCAACGTGAAGGCGGCGCGGGACTTCACATGGGTGCAGGCGCTCGGCATCCGCTTCGGCGGCCACCGCCTCTACCTCGGCGTCAAGAGGACGGTCACCTGGGATAACGCCGTCGACCGCCTCGTCATCACCTTAGATGGTGTGCCCGTCGAGCTGGCCGGGGCGCCGGCCGCCAGCTGGAGCCCGGCCTCCGCGCCTGCGCTGTCCGTCTTCCGCATCGGCGCGGCCAACGGCGTGGTGGTGCGCCTCGACGGCCAGTTCCGCATCGTCGCCAACGCGGTGCCGGTGACCGAGGAGGACTCGAGGGTCCACGACTACGGCCTCACCGCCGACGACAGCCTCGCGCACCTCAACGTCGCGTTCAAGTTCAACTCCATCAGCGCCGACGTGCACGGCGTGCTCGGCCAGACCTACCGCCCGGACTACGTCAGCGCCGGGGTTGACATGGGCGCCAAGATCCCGGTGATGGGGGGTGCCGGAAAGTACCAGGTGTCGGACATCTTCGGGACGGACTGCGAGGTGGCGCGCTTCGCCGGAGAGGACGTCGTCCGCGTCGGGGCGGTCGACATGATCGACGAGCCGGCCGACACCATGTGCGGCAGCGGCAAGGGCAGCGCCGGGCTGGTCTGCAAGAAGTGA